A portion of the Clostridium gelidum genome contains these proteins:
- a CDS encoding class I SAM-dependent methyltransferase → MKIAVTTTREADESLNYKAKSIAKDLDISYIKRGNFSIKKTILKDDFDYLLVVERDKIVIKGEDSTLFWHPNMSELKIKSIRQGNKETIIEATKLEEGNSILDCTLGLAGDSLVFSAVVGDKGYVVGTEINKYIAYLSKRGLENYKNVNGETINNIKVVNESYEDYILKQSDNSFDVVYFDPMFNAPNRKSASINSFRDFADHKGLTKEILMEALRVCKKRVVIKERQGSNDFEKLGIEKYYGGKKSGAIIYGVIEKNI, encoded by the coding sequence ATGAAGATTGCGGTTACTACTACAAGAGAAGCAGATGAGAGTTTAAATTATAAAGCAAAAAGTATAGCTAAGGATTTAGATATATCATATATAAAAAGAGGTAATTTTAGTATCAAAAAAACAATTTTAAAAGATGATTTTGATTACTTATTAGTAGTTGAAAGAGATAAAATTGTTATAAAGGGAGAAGATAGTACACTATTTTGGCATCCTAATATGTCAGAACTTAAAATTAAATCAATAAGACAAGGCAATAAAGAAACTATAATAGAGGCAACAAAATTAGAAGAAGGAAATAGTATATTAGATTGTACATTAGGTCTTGCAGGGGATTCACTTGTCTTTTCAGCAGTTGTTGGAGACAAGGGATATGTAGTAGGGACAGAAATTAATAAATATATAGCTTATTTAAGTAAACGTGGATTAGAAAACTATAAAAATGTTAATGGTGAAACTATAAATAATATAAAGGTCGTTAATGAATCATATGAAGATTATATTTTAAAGCAAAGTGATAATAGTTTTGATGTAGTATATTTTGATCCTATGTTTAATGCACCAAATAGAAAGTCAGCATCAATAAATTCCTTTAGGGATTTTGCAGATCACAAAGGATTAACAAAAGAGATTTTGATGGAAGCACTTAGAGTGTGTAAAAAAAGAGTTGTTATTAAAGAAAGACAAGGTTCTAATGATTTTGAAAAATTAGGAATAGAAAAATATTATGGAGGAAAAAAAAGCGGTGCAATTATTTATGGAGTGATTGAAAAAAATATATAA
- a CDS encoding pseudouridine synthase has product MRLDKFLAQSSIGNRKKVRTYIKEGMITVNGDVITEPAIEINESSDVIKYIGKVVDYAGKVYYMFNKPSGYITATKDTDHKTVFDFFDNVNMNGVFHVGRLDKDTEGLLLLTNDGEFEHQLMYPEKHVEKTYFFWALGSLDEKDRKQLEQGIYIGKGEILTKPAKIEVQKCGMYKELKYEMPIDNLENMHSNHYSQPVVSGYLTISEGRKHQVKRMLKAVGCYVVYLKRISIGGLILDESLEKGQYRFLTEVEIQKLMKISKE; this is encoded by the coding sequence ATGAGATTAGATAAATTTTTAGCACAATCATCCATTGGAAATAGGAAAAAGGTGAGAACTTATATTAAAGAAGGTATGATAACGGTAAATGGAGACGTGATAACAGAACCTGCAATAGAAATTAATGAAAGTTCTGATGTTATTAAGTATATTGGTAAGGTAGTTGATTATGCTGGAAAAGTATATTATATGTTTAATAAACCGTCTGGTTACATTACTGCAACAAAGGATACAGATCATAAAACAGTATTTGATTTTTTTGATAATGTTAACATGAATGGAGTATTCCATGTAGGAAGATTAGACAAGGATACAGAAGGCTTATTGTTACTTACTAATGATGGCGAATTTGAACATCAATTAATGTATCCAGAAAAACATGTTGAAAAAACTTATTTTTTCTGGGCGTTGGGTTCTTTAGATGAGAAAGATAGGAAGCAATTAGAACAAGGAATTTATATTGGAAAAGGTGAAATACTAACGAAACCTGCTAAAATAGAAGTGCAAAAATGTGGAATGTATAAAGAGTTAAAATATGAAATGCCTATTGATAATTTAGAAAATATGCACTCGAATCATTATAGTCAGCCTGTTGTATCTGGATATCTTACTATTTCAGAGGGGCGCAAGCATCAAGTGAAGCGTATGTTAAAGGCAGTAGGCTGTTACGTGGTATATTTAAAGAGGATTTCCATTGGAGGATTAATATTAGATGAATCATTAGAAAAAGGTCAATATAGATTTTTGACAGAAGTGGAAATTCAAAAGTTAATGAAAATTAGTAAAGAATAG
- a CDS encoding DUF4317 domain-containing protein → MNKKEILELKRRLKKDECTFTRMCGCYVDGQKNIILNIKQTFLNLKDEEFFKYLEIAKKTLSGTIRNNLLELDFPLEEENIGGRQHSLMALKKSRLKDDAALDSFYKLIIDSYDYTGNFLILIFHDAYDVITRTTDNAKLDESEEVYEYLLCAICPVSLSKPGLGYLEDDNRIGARIRDWVVEAPNLGFVFPAFTDRSTDIHSIMYYTKDAKNPHPELMEEALGCISKKTATEHKETFNTIIRNAIGTDDEKSDHLFMEIQETLNNMVDDHNTVNGKNAEPIILTNDNIQDILIESGIPEEITAKIEKSYTEEFGDTPPVVENLIDKKVLAANEQRKKEERLEKKVQILEERLEKTKQDAAIDSEKESALESETDIILGAEIDTLLETNSVTNLEYASDSELEAASDSEIESENNTTQNYDIVLQVNPQKVTQIKSQIIDGKKCIVIPMDDDEQANVNGVNTLL, encoded by the coding sequence ATGAATAAAAAAGAAATCTTGGAATTGAAAAGACGTTTGAAAAAGGACGAATGTACGTTTACTAGAATGTGTGGTTGCTATGTAGATGGTCAAAAAAATATTATTTTAAATATTAAACAAACTTTTTTAAATCTAAAAGATGAAGAATTTTTTAAATATTTAGAGATTGCAAAAAAAACATTATCTGGGACAATCAGAAATAATCTTCTAGAACTTGACTTTCCTCTTGAGGAAGAAAATATAGGAGGTAGACAACATTCTCTAATGGCACTAAAAAAAAGTAGGTTAAAAGATGATGCGGCTCTTGATAGCTTCTATAAATTAATTATAGATAGTTATGACTACACAGGTAATTTTCTAATACTTATTTTTCACGATGCTTATGATGTTATTACAAGAACTACGGATAATGCAAAATTAGATGAATCAGAGGAAGTATATGAATACCTATTATGTGCAATATGCCCAGTATCACTTTCAAAGCCAGGTCTTGGATATCTAGAAGATGATAATAGAATTGGAGCACGTATTCGCGATTGGGTAGTTGAAGCTCCAAATCTTGGATTTGTCTTTCCAGCTTTTACAGACCGTAGTACTGATATTCATTCTATTATGTACTATACAAAAGATGCAAAAAATCCACATCCAGAATTAATGGAAGAAGCTTTAGGCTGTATTTCAAAAAAAACTGCTACCGAGCATAAAGAAACATTCAATACTATTATTCGTAATGCCATTGGCACTGATGATGAAAAATCTGATCATTTATTCATGGAAATTCAAGAAACTCTTAATAATATGGTAGATGATCATAATACTGTCAATGGTAAAAATGCTGAGCCTATAATTTTGACTAATGATAATATTCAAGATATTCTAATTGAAAGTGGGATTCCTGAAGAAATTACTGCAAAAATCGAAAAATCCTATACAGAAGAATTTGGTGATACTCCTCCTGTAGTAGAGAATTTAATCGATAAAAAAGTTCTTGCAGCAAATGAGCAAAGAAAAAAGGAAGAAAGGCTTGAAAAAAAAGTTCAAATACTAGAAGAAAGACTTGAAAAAACAAAACAAGATGCTGCAATAGATTCAGAAAAAGAATCGGCTTTGGAATCTGAGACTGATATCATATTAGGCGCAGAGATTGATACCCTGTTGGAAACAAATTCTGTCACTAACTTAGAATATGCTTCCGACTCAGAGTTAGAAGCAGCTTCTGACTCTGAAATAGAATCTGAGAACAATACTACTCAAAACTATGACATTGTACTTCAAGTAAATCCTCAAAAAGTAACTCAAATAAAATCACAAATAATTGACGGAAAAAAGTGTATTGTTATTCCTATGGATGATGATGAACAAGCCAATGTAAATGGTGTCAATACCTTGCTTTAG
- a CDS encoding pyridoxamine kinase: MSLKKQKKIAVVNDVTGFGRCSVAVALPIISAMKIQCCPVPTAILSAHTGFSSFFFDDYTPHMRDYINNWKELNLEFDGICTGFLGSKEQIDVVVEFLDNFKTKNTIVMVDPVMGDYGRLYSTYTQEMCDEMKKLIKYADVMTPNLTEACRLLDIPYPQKALNPDQLENIAKELCTKGPSKIVITGLQHNGNIRNFIYETGKPYTIIEAKKIGEDRSGTGDVFSSIVAASIVKGVDIVTAVKKAADFISKAINYTVKIGTPINEGICFEEYLTEL, from the coding sequence ATGAGTTTAAAAAAGCAAAAGAAAATTGCTGTTGTGAATGATGTTACTGGTTTTGGACGATGTTCTGTAGCAGTAGCATTGCCTATTATATCAGCAATGAAGATACAATGTTGTCCAGTACCTACTGCAATATTATCTGCCCATACTGGATTTTCAAGTTTCTTTTTTGATGATTATACTCCTCATATGAGGGATTACATAAATAATTGGAAAGAGCTTAACTTAGAATTTGATGGAATCTGTACTGGATTTTTAGGTTCAAAAGAACAAATTGATGTTGTTGTAGAGTTTCTTGACAATTTTAAAACAAAAAATACTATTGTCATGGTTGATCCTGTGATGGGTGACTATGGACGACTTTATTCTACCTATACACAGGAAATGTGTGATGAAATGAAGAAGTTAATTAAATATGCGGATGTAATGACTCCTAATCTTACCGAAGCCTGTAGACTTCTTGATATTCCTTATCCACAAAAAGCCTTGAACCCTGATCAACTTGAAAATATTGCAAAAGAGCTTTGCACAAAAGGTCCTAGTAAAATTGTTATCACTGGACTGCAGCATAATGGGAATATACGAAACTTTATATATGAAACAGGAAAGCCCTATACTATTATAGAAGCAAAAAAAATTGGTGAAGATCGTTCAGGTACTGGAGATGTATTTTCTTCTATTGTAGCTGCGAGTATTGTAAAAGGAGTAGATATAGTTACTGCAGTAAAAAAGGCTGCAGATTTTATCAGTAAGGCTATTAATTATACTGTTAAAATTGGTACTCCAATAAATGAAGGTATTTGCTTTGAAGAATATTTGACGGAACTGTAA
- a CDS encoding TIGR04100 family radical SAM protein, whose protein sequence is MVILYTYNNGVYINLKDVDMTTKESGHRNIYVNLTNQCPCSCTFCLRNTKEMAQSNSLWLDREPTIQEVIGEFEKYDLSKFDEIIFCGFGEPLTRLDDLLEVAKYLKDRSGNTPIRVNTNGLADLMHKKKIAPLLKDLINTVSISLNASNAEEYFRLTRNKFGIESYDAMLKFAVSCKEYVTNVVMTVVDCIGQEEIDACQDVCDTVGVPLRVRPFE, encoded by the coding sequence ATGGTTATATTGTATACATATAACAATGGTGTTTATATCAATTTAAAAGATGTTGATATGACTACAAAAGAATCAGGACATAGAAATATTTATGTTAATTTAACTAACCAATGCCCTTGTTCTTGCACCTTTTGTTTAAGAAATACTAAAGAAATGGCACAGTCAAATAGCCTGTGGTTAGATAGAGAACCTACCATTCAAGAAGTTATAGGAGAGTTTGAAAAATATGATTTAAGTAAGTTTGATGAAATTATATTCTGTGGCTTTGGAGAACCTTTAACTCGTCTTGATGATTTATTAGAAGTAGCAAAATACTTAAAAGATAGGAGCGGCAATACGCCAATTCGTGTAAACACTAATGGATTAGCGGATTTAATGCATAAAAAGAAAATTGCACCATTGTTAAAAGACTTGATTAATACCGTATCCATAAGCCTTAATGCATCAAATGCGGAAGAATATTTTAGGTTAACTCGTAATAAATTTGGTATAGAATCTTATGATGCCATGCTGAAATTCGCAGTAAGTTGCAAAGAGTATGTTACCAATGTAGTTATGACAGTAGTAGATTGTATTGGACAAGAAGAAATAGATGCTTGTCAAGATGTATGCGATACTGTTGGAGTACCTTTAAGAGTGCGTCCATTTGAATAA
- a CDS encoding ECF transporter S component yields the protein MEKEQIKTKDLTKMGLMAALVFLGTFFIKIPSISGYTHLGDCMIFVSVLILGWRKGAVAGGIGAALADLLGGYTQWIIPTLFIKAIMAMIMGIMTEKLFPNLRFGWLIGATVGGIFQIAGYTFVRILLYGTAMGFVELPMLIIQTVSGVALSLVLVTTLLQSNIINKLKEI from the coding sequence ATGGAAAAAGAACAAATTAAAACAAAAGACTTAACAAAAATGGGTTTAATGGCTGCATTAGTTTTTCTCGGAACATTTTTTATAAAAATTCCTTCAATAAGTGGATATACACATTTAGGCGATTGTATGATTTTTGTGTCAGTATTAATTTTAGGCTGGCGTAAAGGAGCTGTAGCTGGAGGAATTGGTGCTGCTTTAGCTGACCTTTTAGGTGGATACACTCAGTGGATTATTCCAACACTTTTCATAAAAGCTATAATGGCTATGATTATGGGTATAATGACTGAAAAATTATTTCCTAATTTAAGATTTGGCTGGTTAATAGGTGCCACTGTTGGAGGTATATTTCAAATTGCAGGATATACATTTGTAAGAATACTTTTATATGGAACAGCTATGGGATTTGTTGAACTTCCTATGTTAATAATTCAAACTGTAAGTGGTGTCGCTTTATCACTTGTTTTAGTGACAACATTATTACAATCCAATATAATAAACAAGTTAAAGGAAATATAA
- a CDS encoding DUF3990 domain-containing protein, which translates to MLYHASGEIVEFPEIRKSRYTKDFSWGFYCTNNFEQAKKWAERNREYATVNYYTFTENRDLKILKFENMTDEWLDFIAACRKGLIHDYDIVEGPMADDTVWNYVNDFLAEEITRNIFWELAKFKYPTHQISFHTLRALDCLQFERSEIVNE; encoded by the coding sequence ATGTTGTATCATGCATCAGGAGAAATTGTAGAATTTCCAGAGATAAGAAAAAGTAGGTATACAAAAGATTTTTCATGGGGATTTTATTGTACTAATAATTTTGAACAAGCTAAAAAATGGGCTGAACGAAATAGGGAGTATGCTACAGTTAATTATTATACTTTTACAGAAAATAGAGACTTAAAAATATTGAAATTTGAAAATATGACTGATGAATGGTTAGATTTTATTGCAGCTTGTAGAAAAGGATTAATACATGATTATGATATAGTAGAAGGACCAATGGCAGATGATACTGTTTGGAATTATGTAAATGACTTTTTAGCTGAAGAAATTACTAGAAATATTTTTTGGGAGTTAGCAAAATTTAAATATCCTACTCATCAAATAAGTTTTCATACATTAAGAGCATTAGATTGTCTCCAGTTTGAGAGGAGTGAAATTGTAAATGAATGA
- a CDS encoding IS3 family transposase, with translation MEGSRKKAISTRIFQEYKYISIKELHEENDYPIADLCNLANIARSSYYKWINRSETELDKENSLILKEIVKLYEDVHGIYGYRRITMNINRLLNKQYNHKRIYRLMKSINMKSVIRKKRKSYLQSTPQITAENKLNREFYAKKPNEKWLTDVTEFKLLNGQKAYLSAIFDLSDKSIVSYVVGHSNNNQLVFDTFDLAVIANPNAKPLFHSDRGFQYTNRTFKAKLDKINATQSMSRVSRCIDNGPMEGFWGTLKCEMYYLQKFYTYEELRQSIDDYIVFYNTKRLQKNLKGLTPIEYRNQTLAS, from the coding sequence ATTGAAGGAAGTAGAAAGAAGGCGATAAGTACTAGAATATTTCAAGAATATAAATATATTTCTATAAAAGAATTACATGAGGAAAACGACTATCCAATAGCTGATTTATGCAATTTAGCTAATATTGCACGATCATCTTACTACAAATGGATTAACCGTTCAGAGACTGAATTAGATAAAGAGAATTCACTAATACTAAAAGAAATTGTTAAACTTTATGAAGATGTACATGGTATCTATGGATACCGTCGGATAACAATGAATATAAATCGACTTCTTAATAAACAGTATAATCATAAACGAATTTATAGATTAATGAAGTCTATTAACATGAAATCAGTTATAAGAAAAAAGAGAAAGTCTTATCTGCAAAGTACTCCACAAATTACGGCAGAAAACAAATTAAATAGAGAATTCTATGCAAAGAAACCAAATGAAAAATGGTTAACAGATGTCACTGAATTTAAGCTACTTAATGGTCAAAAGGCTTACCTCAGTGCAATATTTGATTTATCTGATAAAAGCATTGTTTCTTATGTGGTCGGTCACTCAAATAACAATCAACTTGTTTTTGATACATTTGACTTAGCAGTAATTGCTAATCCGAATGCAAAGCCGCTTTTTCATAGTGACAGGGGATTTCAGTATACTAATAGAACTTTCAAAGCTAAACTTGATAAGATCAATGCAACCCAAAGTATGTCACGTGTTAGTAGGTGTATCGACAACGGACCAATGGAAGGTTTTTGGGGAACTCTCAAATGTGAGATGTATTATTTGCAAAAGTTTTATACATATGAAGAATTGAGACAATCAATTGATGACTACATAGTATTTTATAATACAAAAAGGTTACAGAAAAACTTAAAAGGTCTGACTCCAATTGAATATCGAAATCAGACCTTAGCTTCATAA
- a CDS encoding helix-turn-helix domain-containing protein produces the protein MSRKTKCSLEEKLKGIKEYLSGEKAVIQICDEMAIHSATFYDWLKIYNDVGEANLIVSTKNKYYSDSLKLNAVKDYLAGKGSLRNICCIYEISSPRVLRDWIKKYNGHKIFKSHSKQGDRIMTNGRKTTYEERIEIVAFCISNNGDYQATANKFKVSYQQVYAWVRKYEANGYEALMDRRGKRKEATELTELEKLSVQLKLIESENTRLKMEIDFLKKLKEVERRR, from the coding sequence ATGTCAAGAAAAACGAAATGTTCTCTGGAAGAGAAATTGAAAGGAATTAAAGAATATCTATCAGGAGAAAAAGCAGTTATACAGATATGTGATGAGATGGCAATTCATAGTGCCACATTTTATGACTGGTTGAAAATATATAATGATGTTGGGGAAGCAAATTTAATAGTTTCTACAAAAAATAAATATTATTCTGATTCGCTTAAACTTAATGCAGTTAAAGATTATCTAGCCGGAAAAGGTTCTTTAAGAAATATATGCTGCATATATGAAATTTCATCTCCTCGTGTTCTCAGAGATTGGATTAAGAAGTATAATGGTCATAAAATATTTAAATCTCATAGTAAGCAAGGAGATAGAATTATGACTAATGGAAGAAAAACTACTTATGAAGAAAGAATTGAGATTGTTGCATTCTGCATTTCGAATAATGGTGATTATCAAGCCACTGCTAATAAATTTAAAGTTTCTTATCAACAAGTTTATGCATGGGTAAGAAAATACGAAGCTAATGGATATGAGGCACTAATGGATCGACGCGGTAAGCGTAAAGAAGCTACTGAGCTTACTGAATTGGAAAAATTATCTGTACAATTGAAACTTATCGAATCAGAAAATACACGTTTAAAGATGGAGATTGATTTCTTAAAAAAATTGAAGGAAGTAGAAAGAAGGCGATAA
- a CDS encoding InlB B-repeat-containing protein: protein MKKHRKKFLSLFTVFMLLSSMVFSTPFTAMAAEPLHPITWGSSVNGSTVDWTLNDGDILDLSGITATDAGTSGKKITANGGSVKIIGATDKTFENLAINITNGSSVTIENLNITNTTFNSSAIIAGDGNDNNKLIISGTNNIISSVNFYAGISVEYLNKLSITNVDTEVKPKLTATGGDGAAGIGGRMESGRGGTTNIYGSAEVTATGGFDGAGIGGGFGGRGGTTNIEGSAKVTATGGDYGAGIGGGNGGSGGTTNIKGSADVTATGGVNAAGIGGGVGNLNSIGVSSGTINIYDYAEVNATGGDYGAGIGSGYSGEGGDIKIYSSAKVNATGGKSGAGIGSGYRSIGGDIKIYIYDSADVTATGRDRGAGIGCGYSGEGGDIKIYGSAKVTATGGDKESEIGSGDGGVGIGGQDSESSGTINIDGTPNIIAFGKSSTKGAVNGTVTTTSSLPIMSGELLSPLSTTSNVSINVTDATNSANTKDLTFPSGAYSFLTTVSTAGKYTVDEDTMSLVKTSEPTDGIYDLSSATLNEYNMSVGCKVTFDSQVGTYANKYSFVTSGSKVSNPATEPAKVGYKFEGWFKEAACTTKWNFTTDVVNINTTLYAKFTLTSSNGSDPVITPPGNNSTTPAAVTIKGTQKVGNTLSAELIDENQSVTTTSAAVSYRWYGLNSLNSEFVNVIGTGTNYTLTSSDLGKYIGLNATYDGKTFIDKTAMITANSSSSSPSSSSSSSSSSSSSSSSSSSSSSSTEQITVPITDGNSDNSLSQTVVQRTTKTDGTKKDVVSYTADKATQTVASLIKEGNDTARIILPDGKDEVSEATVNIPKATISVLESGKINFEIDTENARLSLPKESIQGLSQNGDFYFRFVPIKDETKKKEIEARANQQQVIRNISGKNSAQVLGRPMTIDTNMSPRPVDIIIPLKGFTIPSNPAEKEAFLKDLGVFIEHSDGEKVLARGEIVEYSSGVLGVKVRTTKFSDFTIVKLNQQTTNNGAGSWEKSEQGWKYIKDGQPVTGWNQIDGSWYLMDSTSVMQTGWKQINGTWYLLKDSGAMATGWIQSNGIWYLLKNNGAMAIGWQESNGEWYYLYSDGAMARNTVIEGYLLDASGAMV from the coding sequence ATGAAAAAACACAGGAAAAAATTTTTAAGTCTGTTTACTGTATTTATGCTACTTTCATCCATGGTATTTTCAACGCCATTTACAGCAATGGCAGCAGAACCTTTGCATCCAATAACATGGGGTAGCTCAGTAAATGGCTCTACAGTAGATTGGACGCTTAATGATGGAGACATATTGGACTTGAGTGGTATTACTGCTACTGATGCAGGTACAAGTGGTAAGAAGATTACAGCAAATGGAGGGTCTGTTAAAATTATAGGAGCTACAGATAAGACCTTTGAAAATCTTGCTATTAATATTACAAATGGATCAAGTGTTACAATTGAAAATCTCAATATAACAAATACTACATTTAATAGTTCTGCAATAATTGCAGGTGATGGCAATGATAATAATAAGCTTATTATATCAGGTACAAACAATATTATATCAAGTGTGAATTTTTATGCAGGCATAAGTGTTGAATATCTAAATAAGCTTTCAATTACCAATGTAGACACAGAGGTAAAGCCTAAACTTACTGCTACTGGAGGAGACGGTGCAGCAGGAATCGGCGGCAGAATGGAGAGTGGTAGAGGTGGAACTACTAATATATATGGTAGTGCAGAAGTAACTGCTACTGGAGGATTCGATGGCGCAGGAATCGGAGGCGGATTTGGTGGTAGAGGTGGAACTACTAATATAGAGGGTAGTGCGAAAGTAACTGCTACTGGAGGAGACTATGGAGCAGGAATCGGTGGTGGAAATGGTGGTAGCGGTGGAACTACTAATATAAAGGGTAGTGCAGACGTAACTGCTACTGGAGGAGTCAATGCAGCAGGAATCGGTGGCGGTGTCGGTAATCTCAATAGTATCGGTGTTAGCAGTGGTACTATTAATATATATGATTATGCAGAAGTAAATGCTACTGGAGGAGACTATGGAGCAGGAATCGGCAGCGGATATAGTGGTGAAGGTGGTGATATTAAGATATATAGTAGTGCAAAAGTAAATGCTACTGGAGGAAAATCTGGAGCAGGAATCGGCAGCGGATATCGTAGTATAGGTGGTGATATTAAGATATATATATATGACAGTGCCGATGTAACTGCTACTGGAAGAGACAGAGGAGCAGGAATCGGCTGCGGATATAGTGGTGAAGGTGGTGATATTAAGATATATGGTAGTGCAAAAGTAACTGCTACTGGAGGAGACAAGGAATCAGAAATCGGCAGCGGAGATGGTGGAGTAGGAATCGGCGGCCAAGATAGTGAGTCGAGTGGTACTATTAATATAGATGGTACTCCAAATATAATTGCATTTGGGAAAAGCAGCACAAAAGGTGCTGTAAATGGGACCGTAACAACAACATCATCACTACCAATTATGTCAGGTGAATTATTATCTCCACTTTCAACTACTAGTAATGTAAGCATTAACGTAACAGACGCAACAAATAGCGCAAATACAAAAGATTTAACATTTCCATCAGGTGCATATTCCTTTTTAACAACAGTTAGTACAGCAGGAAAATACACAGTAGATGAAGATACTATGAGTCTTGTAAAAACTAGTGAACCTACTGATGGTATTTATGATTTAAGCAGTGCAACTTTGAATGAATATAATATGAGTGTTGGATGTAAGGTTACCTTTGATTCACAAGTGGGCACTTATGCTAATAAATATTCATTTGTAACAAGTGGTAGTAAAGTATCAAACCCAGCAACTGAGCCAGCTAAAGTTGGGTATAAATTTGAAGGGTGGTTTAAGGAAGCAGCTTGTACTACTAAATGGAATTTCACTACTGATGTAGTAAATATAAATACAACATTGTATGCAAAATTTACACTAACATCTTCTAATGGAAGTGATCCAGTAATAACACCACCAGGTAACAATAGTACAACACCAGCTGCAGTAACAATTAAAGGAACTCAAAAAGTTGGTAATACTTTAAGTGCTGAACTTATTGATGAAAATCAAAGTGTAACTACTACAAGTGCAGCAGTAAGTTACAGATGGTATGGATTAAATAGTTTGAATTCTGAATTTGTTAATGTAATAGGAACAGGTACAAACTATACATTAACTAGTAGTGATCTAGGTAAATATATAGGATTAAATGCTACTTATGATGGAAAAACATTTATAGATAAAACTGCAATGATTACAGCAAATTCATCAAGCAGTAGTCCAAGTTCATCATCAAGTAGTAGTTCAAGTTCATCATCAAGTAGTAGTTCAAGCTCTTCATCAAGTTCAAGTACAGAACAAATCACAGTGCCTATTACAGATGGTAACAGTGATAATTCGCTTTCACAAACTGTAGTTCAAAGAACTACCAAAACAGATGGTACAAAAAAAGATGTTGTAAGTTATACAGCAGATAAAGCGACGCAAACAGTAGCTTCATTAATAAAGGAAGGCAATGATACAGCAAGAATAATATTGCCAGATGGTAAAGATGAAGTATCAGAAGCAACAGTAAATATTCCTAAAGCTACAATTTCTGTACTAGAAAGTGGAAAGATAAACTTCGAAATAGACACAGAAAATGCTAGACTTTCTTTACCTAAAGAATCTATACAAGGGTTATCTCAAAATGGAGATTTCTATTTCAGATTTGTTCCAATAAAGGATGAGACCAAGAAAAAAGAAATCGAAGCAAGGGCAAATCAACAACAAGTAATAAGAAATATATCAGGAAAGAATAGTGCTCAAGTATTAGGTCGTCCAATGACCATAGATACAAATATGAGCCCAAGACCAGTAGATATTATAATACCGTTAAAAGGTTTTACAATTCCAAGCAATCCAGCAGAGAAAGAAGCATTCTTAAAAGACCTTGGAGTATTTATAGAACATAGTGATGGAGAAAAGGTACTTGCAAGAGGTGAAATAGTAGAATATTCAAGTGGAGTTTTAGGAGTAAAAGTTAGAACAACTAAATTTAGTGATTTTACAATAGTAAAATTAAATCAACAAACAACTAATAATGGTGCAGGAAGTTGGGAAAAAAGTGAACAAGGTTGGAAATACATTAAAGATGGACAACCTGTTACTGGATGGAATCAAATAGATGGTTCTTGGTACCTAATGGATTCAACTAGTGTTATGCAAACTGGTTGGAAGCAAATAAATGGTACTTGGTACTTATTAAAAGATAGTGGAGCTATGGCAACAGGATGGATACAGTCAAATGGAATATGGTATTTATTAAAGAATAATGGAGCTATGGCAATAGGTTGGCAAGAATCAAATGGTGAATGGTACTACTTATATAGTGATGGAGCTATGGCAAGAAATACAGTAATTGAGGGTTATCTATTAGATGCAAGTGGAGCTATGGTTTAA